From the Halodesulfovibrio aestuarii DSM 17919 = ATCC 29578 genome, one window contains:
- a CDS encoding beta-ketoacyl-[acyl-carrier-protein] synthase family protein, which yields MRNRVVITGAGYVTPLGSTPEEITNTVRHNTPNFIPFHDFEGCFVCPVPDFSLTASTGRWKNKKYLARGAQFALAAAIRAAENCSLPIEEFAEAGLFTGAGPNFDISSDFPNIKNGNLDSVELAALWMLRYLPNTAASAISQFLHIQGDNSTIGTACSASTQAIGEAFRKIKDGYRTVAFAGGGDSRISHGGLLAYKKAQAIWNKGGKPNEACRPFDADRCGFIAGEGGAMFVLESLEHAQKRGAHILAEICGYGATMDAHSMTAPHPDAVHAEKAVRSALTEANLTPDDIDLISAHGTSTPLNDRMEANMIERVFYADTNNKRPYVTAVKSWIGHCTAASGAVELSILLASLSKGVVPPVRNLTTPCSDKINFVTERTEFSGTYMPTNILLENFGFGGQNSALVVRLWS from the coding sequence ATGCGTAATCGAGTCGTCATAACAGGTGCAGGGTATGTAACGCCGCTTGGCAGCACTCCTGAAGAAATCACGAATACTGTTCGTCATAATACACCAAACTTTATTCCTTTTCACGACTTTGAAGGGTGCTTTGTCTGCCCTGTTCCAGACTTTTCTCTCACAGCATCTACCGGACGGTGGAAGAATAAAAAATATCTCGCCCGGGGAGCCCAATTTGCACTCGCTGCTGCCATACGTGCCGCTGAAAATTGCAGCCTACCTATTGAGGAATTTGCAGAAGCCGGACTCTTTACTGGTGCCGGCCCTAATTTTGATATCAGTTCAGATTTCCCGAATATTAAAAACGGCAACCTGGATAGTGTCGAGCTTGCAGCCCTATGGATGCTTCGCTACCTACCCAACACTGCCGCAAGCGCCATCAGCCAGTTTTTACATATTCAAGGTGACAACTCCACTATAGGCACCGCGTGCTCCGCTTCCACTCAAGCGATTGGAGAGGCCTTTCGTAAAATCAAAGATGGATACCGTACTGTTGCATTTGCAGGTGGAGGTGATTCTCGAATCTCCCACGGCGGATTACTTGCGTATAAAAAAGCACAGGCCATATGGAATAAAGGTGGCAAACCGAACGAGGCATGCCGACCGTTTGATGCAGACCGCTGCGGATTCATCGCTGGTGAAGGCGGTGCTATGTTTGTTCTGGAATCACTGGAGCACGCGCAGAAACGCGGCGCACATATTCTAGCTGAAATTTGCGGATATGGCGCAACAATGGATGCCCATAGCATGACTGCACCGCACCCTGACGCAGTCCATGCAGAAAAAGCTGTCCGTTCGGCTCTCACAGAAGCAAATTTGACACCTGATGATATTGACCTCATCTCTGCCCATGGTACCTCCACACCACTTAATGACCGCATGGAAGCAAACATGATTGAACGCGTGTTCTATGCAGACACCAACAACAAGCGGCCTTACGTCACAGCTGTTAAATCTTGGATCGGACACTGCACCGCTGCATCCGGAGCCGTTGAACTAAGTATTCTTCTCGCATCACTCAGCAAAGGTGTTGTACCGCCTGTACGTAACCTCACCACACCTTGTTCCGACAAAATCAACTTTGTTACCGAACGTACTGAGTTTTCCGGTACATATATGCCAACCAACATCCTTCTGGAAAACTTCGGGTTCGGTGGTCAAAACAGCGCGCTCGTTGTGCGCCTCTGGTCATAA
- a CDS encoding SDR family NAD(P)-dependent oxidoreductase produces the protein MHNIPMRFSGEHACVLGASSDLGMAVAKVLSDAGLRLTLSACSEKGIARISSAFPTATILKLNLAAVAHNATMQPDATLESIDSPEYLVDCMQSNFEEFVAGAEPVDVANYMETNISGRAICLRYISRMMLATRFGRCVFISSTAAALPNAGQGFYAASKLAGEALYQNLGVELGGRGVTTCSLRLGYVQSGRGNTFIESNPQAVKRCPAKRAVTPDEVASTVAFLLSDNATMINGTAITMDGGLTACK, from the coding sequence ATGCATAATATTCCCATGCGCTTTTCCGGTGAGCACGCATGTGTACTTGGAGCATCTTCTGACTTGGGGATGGCGGTTGCAAAAGTATTATCCGATGCAGGGCTTCGGCTTACCCTTTCTGCATGTTCGGAAAAAGGTATTGCACGCATTTCATCGGCCTTTCCCACTGCAACGATACTAAAACTCAATTTAGCAGCGGTTGCTCACAACGCTACTATGCAACCAGATGCCACACTAGAAAGCATAGATTCTCCAGAATACCTTGTTGACTGCATGCAGAGTAATTTCGAGGAATTTGTCGCAGGAGCTGAACCTGTTGATGTGGCCAACTATATGGAAACAAACATTTCCGGCAGAGCCATTTGCTTACGCTATATTTCAAGAATGATGCTGGCAACCCGCTTTGGACGTTGTGTTTTTATTTCTTCAACGGCTGCGGCACTCCCGAATGCGGGACAAGGCTTTTATGCTGCATCAAAGCTGGCTGGCGAAGCTCTGTATCAAAATCTTGGAGTTGAACTTGGTGGACGCGGCGTTACAACATGCTCGCTACGGCTGGGATATGTGCAGAGCGGCAGAGGAAACACTTTTATTGAAAGTAACCCGCAAGCGGTTAAACGCTGCCCGGCGAAGCGCGCGGTTACACCGGATGAAGTTGCCAGCACCGTGGCATTTTTACTCAGTGATAACGCAACGATGATAAACGGCACAGCTATTACCATGGATGGCGGGTTAACCGCGTGCAAATAA
- the bioA gene encoding adenosylmethionine--8-amino-7-oxononanoate transaminase: MSTTQELQHIDRTNVWHPFTQMAEWTQQDQLIIESGKGNWLMDTEGNQYLDGVSSLWTNVHGHCVPEIDKAVQEQLAKIAHTTMLGLASVPATELAKRLVDILPAGLTRVFYSDSGSTAVEVALKIAFQFQQQAEKGDSDRIKFISMQNAYHGDTIGSVSVGGMDLFHATYKHMLFQGEKVITPYCYRCPFGKDKSNCDHECFQHVEGVLEAHGSTAAAFVIEPLVQGAAGQLMHPEGYLTHVRNLCTRHNIILIADEVAVGFGKTGTMFACEQENITPDIICLAKGISAGYLPLAATVTSEEIYNGFLGNHEEFKTFFHGHTYTGNPLACAAAIANLDYFENNNVMEKLQPKIAHLQNRLTAMLELKHIGEIRNRGVMTGIELVQDKATKAPFATAEKIGHKVCMEARKHGVIIRNLGDVIVLMPPLSITLSEIDLLCNATTEAIKTVTE; this comes from the coding sequence ATGAGCACAACACAAGAATTACAGCATATCGACCGCACCAACGTATGGCATCCATTCACCCAGATGGCAGAATGGACTCAGCAAGACCAGCTCATCATTGAAAGCGGTAAAGGCAACTGGCTCATGGACACTGAAGGCAACCAATATCTAGACGGTGTCTCATCCTTATGGACGAACGTACACGGTCACTGTGTGCCGGAAATAGACAAAGCAGTACAGGAACAGTTAGCAAAAATTGCTCACACTACTATGCTCGGCCTTGCCAGCGTTCCGGCAACAGAACTCGCAAAACGCCTTGTTGATATTCTTCCGGCAGGACTCACCCGTGTCTTCTACTCCGACAGTGGCTCCACCGCAGTCGAAGTTGCGCTTAAAATCGCTTTCCAGTTCCAGCAGCAGGCAGAGAAAGGTGACTCTGACCGCATCAAATTTATCTCAATGCAAAACGCATATCACGGCGACACCATCGGTTCCGTTTCCGTTGGAGGTATGGATTTATTCCACGCAACCTACAAGCACATGCTCTTTCAGGGTGAAAAAGTCATCACTCCCTACTGCTACCGCTGCCCATTCGGTAAAGACAAATCAAATTGCGACCACGAATGTTTCCAGCACGTAGAAGGCGTACTCGAAGCACACGGAAGCACCGCGGCTGCGTTCGTTATTGAACCACTGGTGCAAGGTGCAGCAGGGCAGCTTATGCATCCGGAAGGCTACCTCACGCATGTGCGCAACCTGTGTACCCGCCACAACATTATTCTCATTGCAGACGAGGTCGCAGTAGGCTTCGGTAAAACCGGAACTATGTTCGCCTGTGAGCAGGAAAATATTACGCCGGACATTATCTGCCTCGCCAAAGGCATCAGCGCAGGTTACCTGCCACTCGCAGCAACTGTCACGTCAGAAGAGATTTACAACGGGTTTCTCGGCAACCACGAAGAATTCAAAACGTTCTTTCATGGCCACACCTACACAGGCAACCCGCTAGCCTGTGCAGCAGCCATAGCTAACCTTGATTATTTTGAAAACAACAACGTTATGGAAAAGCTTCAGCCTAAAATTGCCCATTTGCAAAACAGGCTCACAGCAATGCTGGAGCTTAAACACATCGGAGAAATCCGCAACCGCGGGGTCATGACCGGCATCGAACTGGTGCAAGACAAAGCCACCAAAGCTCCATTCGCAACCGCAGAAAAAATTGGCCACAAAGTCTGCATGGAAGCACGAAAGCACGGAGTCATCATACGAAACCTCGGAGACGTCATCGTGCTCATGCCACCGCTCAGCATAACACTCAGCGAAATTGACCTGCTGTGCAACGCTACGACTGAAGCAATCAAGACTGTGACTGAATAG
- the bioB gene encoding biotin synthase BioB, with amino-acid sequence MTTITSTVYALCEEVVQSGKGISRDDAEILINLPESATLDLLAGAQRIRSTITTNTTFTCGIINAKSGKCSENCSFCAQSKYHDTGAPIYPLIDPKALLTRAQELEAGGAQRYGIVTSGMALSDKELDTVCEAALAITTQTSIKVCGSLGQLSPDMAQRLRQAGFSSYHHNLETARSHFSAICSTHEYDDDIISVQNALQAGFRVCSGGILGLGENRNQRVELACTLRDLEVPSIPMNFLTPVKGTRLENQPLLAPSEALRAIAVYRFILPTQDILIAGGRENTLGEFQSLIPMAGANGLMIGNYLTTSGRNITDDISMLSCMGVL; translated from the coding sequence ATGACCACCATAACTTCAACTGTGTACGCGTTGTGCGAAGAGGTTGTCCAGTCAGGAAAAGGTATCAGCCGCGATGATGCTGAAATACTGATAAACCTGCCGGAGAGCGCAACACTTGATCTTCTTGCCGGTGCACAACGTATTCGCTCCACGATTACAACAAATACAACATTTACCTGTGGTATTATAAACGCCAAATCAGGTAAATGCAGTGAAAACTGTTCCTTCTGTGCACAGTCAAAATACCATGACACGGGTGCGCCAATTTATCCATTAATCGATCCCAAAGCTTTGCTAACCCGAGCACAGGAGCTGGAAGCAGGCGGCGCACAGAGATACGGCATTGTGACCAGCGGCATGGCTCTCTCTGATAAAGAACTCGACACTGTTTGCGAAGCAGCACTTGCCATCACCACACAGACAAGCATTAAAGTCTGTGGTTCCCTCGGCCAACTTTCACCCGACATGGCACAAAGGTTACGACAGGCCGGCTTCTCAAGTTATCATCACAACCTCGAAACAGCCCGCTCCCACTTCTCCGCCATTTGCAGTACGCACGAATATGACGACGATATCATATCCGTGCAGAACGCACTTCAAGCCGGCTTCCGAGTCTGTTCAGGCGGCATATTAGGTCTCGGTGAAAACCGCAACCAACGGGTTGAACTGGCCTGCACCCTGCGGGATCTCGAAGTTCCATCTATTCCTATGAATTTTCTGACTCCGGTCAAAGGTACACGCCTTGAAAACCAGCCACTCCTTGCTCCTTCCGAAGCGCTGCGCGCCATTGCAGTCTATAGATTTATTCTTCCAACGCAGGACATTCTGATTGCAGGCGGTCGCGAAAACACCCTTGGCGAATTTCAATCTCTTATCCCTATGGCAGGTGCCAACGGTCTTATGATCGGCAACTACCTGACCACAAGCGGACGCAACATAACAGACGACATCAGCATGCTTTCCTGTATGGGCGTGTTATAA
- a CDS encoding biotin--[acetyl-CoA-carboxylase] ligase gives MASKGTAVREKILELLQKNTDGYTSGEDLSQLFSISRAAVSKHVSVLRGQGHEIEAVTRRGYRLLRKAELLTEDVVRQGLKTQLFGQCGVHYLPSVGSTNLEAMQLAFSGAPEGTVVVADEQTGGRGRQGRIWHSPAGCGLYVSVVLRPDIAPNEAPIITLLTNVAAAEAVHEMTGILPVCKWPNDVLIDGCKVAGNLTEIFLSGDVVSHIISGAGINVRPLPKRLVADLRTAPCSLEETAGKSISRVELLQAYLVRYEYWYLLVKEQGFALLLTRWKELTDVVGKELTVEVRGETFQGTVTDVSTDGMLLLQSSDGVEHRLFSGDIL, from the coding sequence ATGGCTTCAAAGGGAACTGCAGTTCGTGAAAAGATCTTGGAATTACTGCAAAAAAATACAGATGGATATACGTCCGGAGAGGATTTAAGCCAGCTGTTTTCCATTTCGCGTGCGGCTGTGTCTAAGCATGTCAGTGTGCTGCGTGGACAGGGACACGAGATTGAAGCTGTTACCCGTAGGGGATACCGTTTGCTGCGCAAAGCAGAGTTACTTACGGAAGATGTTGTGCGGCAGGGATTGAAGACACAGCTTTTTGGCCAGTGCGGGGTGCATTATCTGCCAAGTGTCGGGTCGACCAATCTGGAAGCCATGCAACTTGCATTTTCAGGTGCACCGGAAGGAACCGTTGTTGTGGCAGATGAGCAGACAGGTGGCCGTGGCAGACAGGGACGCATTTGGCATTCACCAGCCGGCTGTGGTCTATATGTCTCTGTCGTTTTGCGACCGGATATTGCCCCGAATGAAGCACCTATTATTACGTTATTAACCAATGTTGCGGCGGCAGAAGCTGTGCACGAGATGACGGGTATTCTTCCTGTTTGTAAATGGCCTAATGATGTTCTCATAGATGGTTGCAAGGTTGCCGGAAATCTTACTGAGATATTTCTTTCCGGTGACGTTGTGAGTCATATTATCTCAGGTGCTGGGATTAACGTGCGCCCGTTGCCGAAAAGGCTGGTGGCTGATTTGCGTACAGCACCGTGCTCCCTTGAAGAAACCGCAGGGAAAAGTATTTCCCGCGTTGAGCTGTTACAGGCATATCTGGTTCGGTATGAGTATTGGTACCTGCTTGTAAAAGAGCAAGGGTTTGCTCTTTTACTTACCCGTTGGAAAGAACTCACTGATGTCGTTGGTAAAGAACTGACTGTAGAGGTTCGCGGGGAGACTTTTCAAGGCACGGTGACAGACGTATCCACGGACGGTATGTTGCTTCTGCAAAGCAGCGATGGAGTTGAACATCGTCTGTTCTCTGGTGATATCTTGTAA
- a CDS encoding MATE family efflux transporter, which translates to MSNSKQITDPTSYKAIWNLAWPQILMMMFHFLIGFVDVWVAGQINSNVQAALGMISQTFLFFLVIAIAIGNGCVAGISQSIGAGLHKRAARYIGLVVLLGLTCGLIISGLGLCGRHIFLGILQTPEDIYSIALYFLKIYLLILPVYYLFVISNAVFRAKMMVFVPMRSIAIVALVNAIADLGFGLGWFGFPEFGYKGVAWATLISVSGGTIYNFWVLVGKGILVKNSFAPWRWMRSALPYLIKVAAPAGGTQVLWHTGYIVLFAIVASLPYNAVEALAGLAAGMRIESLLFLPAFAFNMTASILIGHFLGAGNKGEAKRVGLRILGTACGLMSIVAIGFWPFIEPMAKFLAPEAGVTIQAAVYLKYNIISIPFTVASMTLGGIMTGAGATIYNFWIYSSASWFVRLPVAYILGHLVFKDAEGVYIAMLVSQVFQSTTMFYIFMHRDWYRFSMIKRKNATAPAA; encoded by the coding sequence ATGAGCAACTCAAAGCAGATAACTGACCCTACATCATATAAGGCTATATGGAATCTTGCATGGCCGCAGATTCTTATGATGATGTTTCATTTTTTAATTGGCTTTGTTGATGTGTGGGTAGCAGGACAAATAAATTCCAATGTTCAGGCGGCGCTCGGGATGATTTCCCAGACCTTCCTGTTCTTTCTGGTTATTGCTATTGCTATCGGTAACGGCTGCGTGGCAGGCATTAGTCAGTCTATTGGTGCAGGGCTGCATAAAAGGGCAGCACGGTATATAGGGCTTGTGGTTCTGCTTGGACTCACGTGCGGACTTATAATATCCGGACTGGGGCTGTGTGGGCGGCATATATTTTTGGGGATATTACAGACGCCGGAAGATATCTATTCTATCGCACTGTATTTTTTAAAAATATATCTCTTGATACTGCCCGTGTACTACCTGTTTGTTATTTCTAACGCCGTGTTTCGTGCAAAGATGATGGTGTTTGTCCCTATGCGCTCAATCGCCATTGTCGCCTTGGTGAACGCTATTGCAGACCTCGGCTTCGGGCTTGGCTGGTTCGGTTTCCCTGAGTTCGGTTATAAAGGGGTAGCATGGGCAACCCTGATTTCCGTGTCCGGTGGCACAATTTATAACTTTTGGGTGCTGGTAGGAAAAGGGATACTAGTTAAAAATTCCTTTGCTCCTTGGCGTTGGATGCGCTCTGCCTTGCCTTATTTAATCAAAGTTGCCGCTCCGGCGGGTGGTACTCAGGTCTTATGGCACACAGGGTATATCGTCCTTTTCGCAATTGTTGCTTCATTACCGTACAATGCCGTTGAAGCTCTGGCGGGGCTTGCTGCGGGCATGCGTATTGAGTCTCTTTTGTTTCTGCCTGCATTCGCATTTAATATGACTGCAAGCATCCTTATCGGCCATTTCCTTGGTGCTGGGAATAAGGGTGAGGCAAAGCGGGTAGGATTGCGTATCCTGGGGACAGCGTGCGGGCTTATGTCTATTGTTGCTATTGGCTTTTGGCCGTTTATTGAGCCTATGGCGAAGTTTCTTGCACCGGAAGCCGGGGTAACAATACAGGCTGCCGTCTACTTGAAGTATAACATTATTTCTATTCCATTCACTGTCGCCAGTATGACCCTTGGTGGTATTATGACTGGCGCTGGTGCGACTATATACAACTTTTGGATTTACAGCAGTGCTTCGTGGTTTGTGCGATTACCTGTGGCGTATATTCTTGGGCATCTAGTTTTTAAAGATGCAGAGGGTGTCTACATAGCCATGCTTGTTTCACAGGTGTTCCAGTCCACGACAATGTTTTATATATTCATGCATCGCGACTGGTACCGCTTTAGCATGATTAAACGCAAAAATGCGACCGCTCCGGCTGCGTAG
- a CDS encoding DUF2156 domain-containing protein, whose product MKELVFEPISFDRKDEYMERLAQSKTKSSDFSFTNIWGWADEYALEWAWTPNLVWIRQSSSGASEIPVVRYWAPVGNWDNVDWADCPYMKQARTYHRVPERLLEIWNEKLGDRITAHEDRGQWDYIYDVQELGELRGKKFHKKKNLVNQFKKNYTYTYEPMTADCVEAVLEMQEEWCMWRECEESQSLLAENDAIRRVLEQWDVIPTLIGGSIQVDGKVVAYTVAEAINDETVVIHFEKGKTDYKGIYQAINNFFLTDGGSRFTYVNREQDLDDEGLRKAKMSYNPSDFVKKFVVEVAEEK is encoded by the coding sequence ATGAAGGAACTTGTTTTTGAACCGATTTCTTTTGACCGTAAAGATGAATACATGGAACGTTTGGCTCAAAGTAAAACTAAGTCATCCGATTTCAGTTTTACGAATATATGGGGCTGGGCAGACGAGTACGCTCTTGAATGGGCATGGACTCCTAATTTAGTCTGGATCCGCCAGTCATCTTCCGGAGCTTCCGAAATTCCAGTTGTTCGTTATTGGGCACCAGTTGGAAACTGGGATAATGTGGACTGGGCAGATTGTCCGTACATGAAGCAGGCACGTACCTATCATCGCGTGCCGGAACGGTTGCTTGAAATATGGAATGAAAAGCTCGGAGACCGCATTACAGCCCATGAAGACAGAGGGCAATGGGATTACATTTATGATGTTCAGGAACTTGGTGAATTGCGTGGAAAGAAATTTCATAAAAAGAAGAACCTCGTAAACCAGTTCAAGAAAAATTATACCTATACGTATGAACCCATGACCGCTGACTGTGTTGAAGCAGTGCTTGAAATGCAGGAGGAGTGGTGCATGTGGCGGGAGTGCGAAGAATCGCAGTCTCTTCTCGCAGAAAATGATGCAATTCGCCGCGTACTTGAGCAGTGGGACGTAATTCCTACACTTATTGGTGGTTCAATTCAGGTAGACGGAAAAGTAGTTGCGTATACTGTCGCAGAAGCGATTAACGACGAAACGGTTGTTATTCACTTCGAAAAAGGAAAAACTGACTACAAAGGCATTTATCAGGCCATTAACAACTTTTTCCTGACTGACGGAGGTTCCCGTTTTACCTATGTAAACCGTGAGCAGGATTTAGACGACGAAGGACTGCGTAAAGCTAAGATGAGTTATAACCCAAGTGATTTTGTGAAAAAATTTGTCGTTGAAGTAGCAGAAGAAAAGTAA
- a CDS encoding NifU family protein, with translation MSLKEKVEAALDKVRPYLQNDGGNVELVDITDRGIVTVRLTGACKGCPMSQMTLRNTVERFILKAVPEVKAVEAAED, from the coding sequence ATGTCTCTTAAAGAAAAAGTTGAAGCAGCGTTGGATAAAGTTCGCCCTTATCTTCAAAATGATGGCGGAAACGTTGAGTTAGTTGATATTACTGACCGCGGCATTGTAACTGTGCGTCTTACTGGTGCTTGCAAAGGCTGTCCGATGTCTCAGATGACTCTGCGCAATACTGTAGAGCGTTTTATTCTGAAAGCAGTGCCTGAAGTTAAAGCTGTTGAAGCAGCAGAAGACTAG
- the gltX gene encoding glutamate--tRNA ligase — translation MAKVVTRFAPSPTGHLHIGGARTAIFSWLLARHNGGEFVLRIEDTDRERSEQQYTDAILASMEWLGLNWDAEPVYQSQRDDLYNKYIDQLLAEGKAYYCDCTAEEVEAMREEARANGKKPKYNGKCRELGLEKAEGRVVRFKAPLTGRTVWKDLVKGSIAFDNEELDDMIIRRSDGSPTYNLAVVVDDHSQEISHVLRGDDHVNNTPKQIMIYEALGWDVPEFGHVPMILGSDRKKLSKRHGAKSVMEYEKMGLLPQALVNYLVRLGWSHGDQEIFALDELIEKFSTDNLSSSAAGFDPDKLLWLNAQYMKESSDADLAALVAPFVKDAGFDKSVEELTAMVPLFKDRAKDLIGLVEAMRFMLLPDSEYEFDEKAVTKALTEEGKQHLANMREQFAALEAFTKDTTHDVMANYVSDNGLKFKAVGPPLRVALVGAMGGPNLPDVMEIIGKERTLARVDRALEQ, via the coding sequence ATGGCTAAAGTAGTCACTCGTTTTGCTCCGTCCCCGACCGGACATTTACACATTGGTGGTGCGCGTACCGCTATTTTCAGTTGGTTACTTGCTCGTCACAATGGTGGCGAATTTGTTCTGCGTATTGAGGATACTGACAGAGAACGTTCTGAGCAGCAGTACACAGACGCCATCCTTGCTTCTATGGAATGGCTTGGTCTTAACTGGGATGCAGAACCTGTATACCAGAGCCAGCGTGATGATCTGTACAACAAGTACATTGATCAATTGTTAGCAGAAGGAAAAGCGTACTACTGTGACTGTACTGCCGAAGAAGTAGAAGCAATGCGTGAAGAAGCGCGTGCTAATGGCAAAAAACCTAAGTACAACGGCAAATGTCGTGAGCTTGGTCTGGAAAAAGCAGAAGGCCGTGTCGTACGTTTTAAAGCACCTCTTACTGGTCGTACTGTATGGAAAGACCTTGTAAAAGGCAGCATTGCTTTTGATAATGAAGAACTTGATGACATGATTATCCGCCGTAGTGATGGTTCTCCAACCTACAACCTTGCAGTAGTTGTGGATGACCATTCTCAGGAAATCTCCCACGTGCTTCGTGGTGATGACCACGTAAACAACACTCCTAAGCAGATTATGATTTATGAAGCATTGGGTTGGGACGTCCCTGAATTCGGTCATGTTCCGATGATCCTCGGTTCTGACCGTAAAAAGCTTTCCAAACGCCATGGCGCAAAATCCGTTATGGAATACGAAAAAATGGGTCTGCTTCCGCAGGCGTTGGTGAACTACCTCGTACGTCTTGGCTGGTCCCACGGCGATCAGGAAATCTTTGCTCTCGACGAACTGATTGAGAAATTCTCTACCGACAATCTTTCTTCTTCTGCTGCTGGTTTTGATCCCGATAAACTTCTTTGGCTCAACGCGCAGTACATGAAAGAATCCTCCGATGCAGATCTTGCAGCTCTTGTAGCACCGTTTGTAAAAGATGCTGGTTTCGACAAGTCTGTCGAGGAACTGACAGCGATGGTGCCTCTTTTCAAAGATCGCGCGAAGGATCTTATTGGTCTCGTAGAAGCGATGCGCTTCATGCTTCTTCCTGATTCTGAATACGAATTTGACGAAAAAGCAGTGACGAAAGCGCTGACAGAAGAAGGTAAACAGCATCTTGCTAATATGCGTGAGCAGTTTGCAGCGTTAGAAGCATTCACGAAAGATACCACCCATGACGTTATGGCTAACTACGTATCTGACAACGGCCTCAAGTTTAAAGCTGTCGGCCCTCCATTACGCGTAGCACTTGTTGGTGCTATGGGTGGACCTAACCTTCCTGATGTTATGGAAATCATCGGTAAAGAGCGCACACTGGCTCGTGTTGATCGTGCTCTTGAACAATAG
- a CDS encoding Crp/Fnr family transcriptional regulator yields MAIGLEDDDLSTSCYKLVTLRMQQRVHCVQASFYWRNIFYRLIKRIVMQLTAVLSQMPFFSGLSEEQLSTLAAIAAKKDVERGQIIFYESAPAEGFYIVLSGRVKIYKTGPDGREAIIHLYGSGETFGEVAVFQNSSFPAHSEAVEKSTLAFFPRKGLLDCIAKDPALALAMLGSMSKKLRMFTKQVEALTLHEAPQRLASYLLYTSEEKDGAVTFKLDVSKGLLAGMLGTARETLSRTLSKMADRGLVSVEGRQITIEDMAALEDLAEGEIVL; encoded by the coding sequence GTGGCAATTGGACTTGAAGATGACGATTTGTCCACAAGTTGCTATAAGCTTGTTACGCTTAGAATGCAGCAACGTGTCCATTGTGTGCAGGCTTCTTTCTATTGGCGCAACATATTCTATAGATTAATAAAAAGGATAGTCATGCAACTTACTGCAGTGCTTTCTCAAATGCCTTTTTTTAGTGGACTCTCAGAAGAACAGCTTTCAACGTTGGCAGCTATTGCCGCAAAAAAAGATGTAGAGCGTGGACAAATTATTTTTTATGAGTCCGCTCCGGCAGAAGGGTTTTATATTGTTTTGTCCGGTAGAGTTAAAATTTACAAGACAGGCCCGGATGGAAGGGAAGCTATTATCCACTTGTATGGCTCCGGTGAAACATTCGGCGAAGTGGCAGTGTTCCAGAATAGTTCATTCCCAGCACATTCTGAAGCAGTAGAAAAATCTACATTAGCGTTTTTTCCGCGAAAAGGCCTGCTTGATTGCATTGCTAAAGACCCAGCACTGGCGCTTGCAATGCTCGGTTCCATGTCTAAGAAGTTACGTATGTTCACCAAGCAGGTTGAAGCACTGACTCTGCATGAAGCACCACAACGTCTTGCATCCTATTTGCTGTACACCAGTGAGGAAAAAGACGGTGCTGTAACATTTAAGCTTGATGTGTCTAAAGGGCTGCTTGCCGGCATGCTTGGCACTGCGCGTGAAACGTTATCCCGTACGCTTTCAAAAATGGCAGACAGAGGACTTGTTTCTGTTGAAGGACGTCAGATCACCATTGAGGATATGGCGGCACTGGAAGACTTGGCAGAAGGAGAGATAGTTCTTTAG